Proteins from a single region of Desulfolutivibrio sulfoxidireducens:
- a CDS encoding pyruvoyl-dependent arginine decarboxylase: MQHMSFVPTKAFFTRGIGRHKNKLQSFELALRDAGIEKLNLVYVSSICPPNCTVLPLEEGVKLLNPGQITFCVMARNATDEKNRLVGSAVGMAFPADKDNYGYISEHTSFGSEEREIGDFAEDLASTMLATTLGIDFDPETAYDERREIYLMSGKIVDSASMPCVTTGVAGLWTTTISAVVFLP, encoded by the coding sequence ATGCAGCACATGTCTTTCGTCCCGACCAAGGCTTTCTTCACCAGGGGCATCGGCCGCCATAAAAACAAGCTCCAGTCGTTCGAGCTGGCCTTACGCGACGCCGGGATCGAAAAACTCAACCTCGTGTACGTCAGCAGCATCTGCCCGCCCAACTGCACCGTTCTTCCTCTGGAGGAAGGGGTCAAGCTGTTGAATCCCGGGCAGATCACCTTCTGCGTCATGGCCAGAAACGCCACCGACGAAAAGAATCGTCTGGTGGGTTCGGCCGTGGGCATGGCCTTTCCCGCGGACAAGGACAACTACGGCTACATTTCGGAGCATACGTCGTTTGGTTCCGAGGAACGCGAAATCGGAGACTTCGCCGAGGATCTGGCCTCCACCATGCTGGCCACCACGCTGGGCATCGATTTCGACCCGGAAACGGCCTACGACGAACGCCGGGAAATCTATCTCATGAGCGGCAAGATCGTGGATTCGGCCTCCATGCCCTGCGTGACCACGGGTGTGGCCGGTCTGTGGACCACCACCATCTCCGCCGTGGTCTTTCTGCCGTAA